The Zunongwangia endophytica genomic interval AAGTTGTCTTCTCTCCAATCTGCGAAAACCAAAAACATAATCTTTCTGCCCAAAGTTTGCTTTTCCCATAACAGATTTTGGCGCTACCGCTTTATCTGTCGACAGCAAAATACATTGTTCTGCTTTATAAGTTTCGGCTAAATAAAACAAAATATAAGCGCCCGCAATATTATTATTAATCGCTTCCTCCGTTTCATTTTCCAGT includes:
- a CDS encoding polysaccharide biosynthesis protein; this encodes MIHAAAYKHVSLLENETEEAINNNIAGAYILFYLAETYKAEQCILLSTDKAVAPKSVMGKANFGQKDYVFGFRRLERRQLLKTIRFGNVLGSTGSVLPFGRSRLSGKML